From Treponema sp. OMZ 787:
ATTTTTATCAATTACATCACCATCCATTCCTCCCGGCTTCCAAGCATTATGGGTTGAGAGATTGCTTGTATTATTTATCTTTATCATATAATTACCATTATCATCTCTAATAATCCCATCAGTATTCATATTCACAGTATGCCCACTTGAAAGCCTTATTGTAACAGCATAAGTATCAAAAGAATTTTTATACTCTTCTAGAGCTACTCCATATTCATTTAATGTTAGATTTGTTAGACTTTTATCAAATTTTAACATATTTCCACTCCCTTCTCCTATTCTATTCACTAATTTTGGCCCACTATTCCAACGGTCAAGTAAATTTTTATCTTCGCCAACAAATATATTATTTTTTGCTGTTCTATTTGCACTAAGAAGCGTAATATCTTCAGAAATTCCTATTGCATTTCCAATCCGAGTATATGCCGTTAAAACACATCCATAGCCCTTAATAGTAAGACTGCTTTTACCAAGGGGTTCCTTGCCACCGCTTTCTTGAAACAACGTTGTACTAACATCCAGTATTTTATCCCCATCCGGATCCACATACTTCACCGGATTATTCCCTGCATAGTTATACACATGAAGGTTTACAACATTAAACACACCGCCAAGTCCCGGCAAGTTTTCATTATGTTTTTTAGCCTCATCATCTATCGGAGCTTTAGGTATGTAATCATTAAGTGCAGGGTCGCCTGACAACCACCTCGAATATTTCGGGTCAAGATACCTAGCTCCATAGTAGTACAATCCCGTCTCCTCGTCAAGCTCTTTACCGGTAAACCTAAAAGGAAGTTTATCAATTCCGGGAGCTGTCTCCTCTATCCAGAGTTCTCCGTAAGGTGTGTACTCTATATGCTCGTATTGCTTACCACGCCAATCTGTTACAAATTGCGCACTTCCAAGGTGGTCTGAATGGTAGTAGTAACGCTTTGTCTTTTGTTCATCGTTATCTCTTTGGTTTTCCGTATGTGTCATCTCTTTTGAAAATATACGGGCATCTACTGCGTCGCACGGCAAAAAAGAGTCCTCGACGTATACCCGATACGCCTGCGGTACTTTTTTGCCTAACTCCTTGTACCTGCTCCGTCTATTTTCAAAAGTCCTGTCAGTGGAGTTACTTAGTAAATTTAAAAGCTTACCCCCCGATGTTTTGCCGAATGGCAAAACTCGAAGCTCAAAGGTGCTTACGCCCCTTTGAGCGGCGGACTGCTGACACTTGTGTACTATCATAATTATGTAAAAGTACACAAGTGCAGGCATCGCGCTTGCTTCGAAGCTGCGCCTATCGGCTTGCTGCACCAATACCGCTCTAATCTTTTTGCTGCATTTGTCTTCATGGGCAAGGATCTTCCCTCCGGTCAGAGCTTGCTTTTTGATTATGCAAACCGCAAAAAGGATTTCTGCTTCAATCGCTGTCCGAATGAGATAATTAGGCTGTGAACAAATACAAAGTTTTGGTTTCATAGTTTTATTATAACACTATAATTTAATAATATTCTATTTCTCTTAATATGCTATATGACATTTCTTCATCATCATTGACATACACATCAGCTTCAATCCAATTTCCATAACTATCATGTTTTGTAAATAAATAGTGTTCAATATAATTTGGATTTCCAAAATCAAAGACAGCACCAAGTATTCTATCATTGCCATCATATTCAATATTCGAACATGACCAGCCTCTATAGCTATTAGGTTTTATTTCCTGCAATAAGTTTTTTTCATTAAAATAAAATAAAAAGGTTGAATCTAAGTCCGGAATATTGACAGCTTCTCCGATTTTCATTTTTTCTATAAGCGTATCCAATGAAGAGTATTTATATACAAGCTTATTTTCTTCAACTAGTTTTTTATCTTTAGAATCATGGTCGTATATTGAACATAGTAATCTATCTTCTACACCG
This genomic window contains:
- a CDS encoding RHS repeat domain-containing protein, producing MKPKLCICSQPNYLIRTAIEAEILFAVCIIKKQALTGGKILAHEDKCSKKIRAVLVQQADRRSFEASAMPALVYFYIIMIVHKCQQSAAQRGVSTFELRVLPFGKTSGGKLLNLLSNSTDRTFENRRSRYKELGKKVPQAYRVYVEDSFLPCDAVDARIFSKEMTHTENQRDNDEQKTKRYYYHSDHLGSAQFVTDWRGKQYEHIEYTPYGELWIEETAPGIDKLPFRFTGKELDEETGLYYYGARYLDPKYSRWLSGDPALNDYIPKAPIDDEAKKHNENLPGLGGVFNVVNLHVYNYAGNNPVKYVDPDGDKILDVSTTLFQESGGKEPLGKSSLTIKGYGCVLTAYTRIGNAIGISEDITLLSANRTAKNNIFVGEDKNLLDRWNSGPKLVNRIGEGSGNMLKFDKSLTNLTLNEYGVALEEYKNSFDTYAVTIRLSSGHTVNMNTDGIIRDDNGNYMIKINNTSNLSTHNAWKPGGMDGDVIDKNIYIQRVDVFKVEFNGNFNKNILLPN